The following is a genomic window from Hyperolius riggenbachi isolate aHypRig1 chromosome 4, aHypRig1.pri, whole genome shotgun sequence.
AGGGACAATTGCTTAATTCTAAGTGGGCTAGATTTATGTGTTGTGTTTCTTCTACACttgatgtctgtgtatgtatgagtgtgcaaagggttactgaGCAAAGTCTAAAAACAAATTTAGATGGGAGGAATAGTCGTGATCTATTTTATTTGACTATTGGTTTGACAGGTACAGTACAATATAAAACATGATTTATTTTCGTCTCACATATTTTCCATTGGTTTCAAGATTTGCGTAGGAAGGAAACAGGACGTTTGGATTTACATGAGAGACGTGAGCATATGTCGGTGTACCCTGATCATTACCCACAGCCTGATAACCACTCTGCAGCCACATCTCACACTGCAACCATCTCAGAAAGATGACCCTGATCTCTCACACAATGCATTCCCTTCTGCATAAGATGTTTGCAGTTGTGCTTCTTGCTGAGTGCTTTGTGGGGATcacaataaatgtatttatttcagctgttcaggtcaggaaatgGAAGGCTGCGAAATCTCTGGAAGCCTTAGACGAAATTCTCCTCTGTCTGGGGATCTCTAGAAGCCTCTCTCTGTTGCTGGTTTGTTTGTTGTACCTCCTGCAAGAATATTTTTCGTTGCTATTTAAGaacctttattttttttcagcaaaTCTGGTTTTGATACTTTTAATGAACTTCACCAACTTGTGGCTCACCACTCTCCTGTGTGTGTTTTATTGTGTGAAGATTGCAAACTACAACCATCGTGTCTTCATCTTTATGAAGACCAGGATCTCCAGACTGGTTCCTTGGCTTATTTCAGCTTCTGTCCTTATATCTGTTGCTTTCTGCCTCCCGGGGGTCTGGTTTTGGATTCTGCTTCATCAACGAAACTTAGCGAACAGCCTTCCTTTAAATGGGACAATGACAGATTCTGACGAAGGAGAGGTTCTCGTAGTCCACCTTGTATTCCTCTTTGTGGGTTCTTTTCTCCCATTCTCCATATTTTGTGGTTCCATCTGCCTGTTGATTCACTCTCTCTGGAAGCACACCCGGCAGATGAAATTTAGCGGAACAAGTTTCCGGAGCCCAAACATAGAGACCCACATTACTGTTGTGAAAAATATGACTTTTTTCCTGTTCATTCAAGTCCTTTATTTTAGCTGCAGCAACTTTTTCCTATTAAGACTAGTGCCTGTTGGCAACAACTGGAGGGATATATTTATGATTATAACTTgcgcccccttatgcctgcattCAGCACACTTGATCCACAGCAATTCCAAGTTAAATGAAGCGCTTACAGGAATGTGGCATGGTTTTATGGGATGTGTCTAAACACAGCAAATCAGACGCTGTGGGTTCAGAACATATTTTAGTCTAATATAGGACAAAACATTGAGCTTTATTCATTATGCTTATCTTATTACATGCGTAAATTAAATTAGCGTGACTTCATTGTAGTGTGCTCACGCTTTGCGCACTGCTTACAGTGTATCGTTCGCTCGTTAGCAACAGCCAATCCTAGATATACACAAACCGAGAGGGTGTACTGGGAAAGATAAACTGCTGCACAAGGTCCATCTGGACAGAAGGACCtataatatacaataaaaaaaagtatacactTCATTGATTAAAATTATAGTAGAAGTATATGTGTTGTTAACGTCAGTCAAGGCGAAAAGTATTGGCAGGGTCCTCGTTAATCCCCCACCACTCCTGTATATTGTACGGAGTGGGGTGTAACTATCCACCAGGTCCCCCAACAACACCTTGCACAAAAGGCCTTAAAAAGCCCTGCCTTAAAAAGCACTCACAGGTGTACCTTTAGGCAGGGAACCCACTAGACGCATTTGTGCGTGTTTTGCCAGGAACGGCAAAATGCTGTACGATTCTGCAGACTATTAAAGTCAATAGCCTTGTGCGGGAAATGTGCATCACGACTGTTCGTTTGCCTTTTGTGTTTTCAGTTTTTCCACGTGATTATTAATTCACACAGCTTTTTGcatttttccgcacggcgcgcatgtttgcatacagtacatgccacCGCAAATGCGGAAATGCAGAAGCGCTCGCGGAAAACGTTCACCGCAAAAGCTGACGGTGGCCTGGGAATCTCCGACCATCGGCGGTGACCCCCGCAAAGCTTGCCTGTCGCTGagttactgtgcatgcacagccctgAGCCGCACGCAAcctggtcgcagcggtcgcataGTGCGCGTAATTGCatttgcacagaatgctcccagggtcgcacatgcacagtagccactGCCAGATTTGCGGGGGTTTCTGCCGATGGCCGGAGGGGAGAAGGAGGACGTTGTGTGCACAGTaggagtccagggggctggaagaagccccaggtaagttaaaatctttttttaatttGGTTAAAGATTTCCATGCTTGTGCATATGCAGGTGCGGATGCAGGACATTTTAAAACGTCTGTTGGTTCGTTAAGAAGGaccaacaggacattttaatactACTGGCAGTCCagtagtggttaaagtaaacctataaataaaaatgtaagtaagtaccccctagggacacttttttcactacaggttctctttattttcACCATTTGGTGTGTTTTGCTCACAATTGCATGCAGAAACTCTATAACTTTATGTTCTGTGGGGGTGAGCAGCCAATAGAATATTTCCTGGTAGCTGTACTTATAGGAATTGACCAAGATTGCGTCTgggccctctcaccctgctcacaccAACTACCAACTCCTGCCTTTAACCGTGAGATACTGGTCATTTGCAACTAaaactttcaggcacagaaacagcttcttcccttgGAGGGAGCCATGCTTGATGCAGTACCACACTAACTGATCCAGCAGAAACAGAAATGCTAAAACTGctaggacttaaagaggaactccagtgaaaataatgtaaaaaaagtgcttatttttttacactaattatgtataaataatttagtcagtgtttgcccattgtaaaatatttcctctccctgatttacattctgacatttattacatggtgacatttttactgttggcaggtgatgtagctgctgcatgctgttttggcagttagaaacagctgttgtaaacagctatttcccacaatgcaacaaggttcacagacaggaaactgccaggagtaccactgtcatcagagtttcttgtgggaggggtttcaccccaatattagCCATACGGTGCCCCTgagggtctgtttgtgaaaaggaatagatttttcatgcaaaaggggtatcagctactgattgggataaagttctctttaagagcattacagcacagaactgaaaatgaatgcTTCTAACCCTGTTTGTTATCATTTTAACTCCTATAAGGCCCGATCCaccttttcacctaagttttctcctgctgcgtttccccaaaaaataaaccctcccctgaaaataagccctagctgtatACCGGTAGTAAATTGGATGCTatgttactttttcatctacgatttaaaataactttttagcattttgcaatggaaaaactaccaaaaataaggtgaaaaagtactgacaaaattaatttaattatttgtttgcttgttgatGGTGtaacatgtattttatttacgagttgtgaaaactcaggaggaatagtgaattgcatatgggcctctgtctttTACCCTGAAAAAAGATACACAAGTAATGGGCGTTTGAATTTTGCTGTACTAAAACCTCATCTCCTCCCTTTCTGATAAATAATATCTTctagcttctatttacttttcaggaaaccagtTTGAATTAGACAAGCTGCTCGACAAACTCTTTTTCATAAACAGCAACATATGTTTTTTTAACTCCTGGAACTCCTGGAAAACAGAAAAGGACTTCTGATAATTTGTTAGTGGGCTAGTACTATATGACTGTAAGCAATAACGGAgccgccgccgcgcagggcagcGTGGTGGCGGCCTTTgcgtcccagccggcggtttTTGTAAGTCACACGGAGCCGCCGGCGCAGAGCAGGACAGACGTTGCCGCGGCTGACAGGGTGGCGGCGGGTTCCGCTGCTCAGCCGGCGGCCTTCCGTGTGCGGGCGGACATGGAGCAAGGACCTGGCATCTcaaggaggcagaggcagagcgtcCTGCGAACGTGCGCGAGAAGGCAGGAGCTTTATTCCTTAAGgaggcaggtcagctgatccgACGACCAGCTGACCTAGGCAGCCAATCACTTGCTAACCTTAgctccagccccctgggcgggctggcAGGGCTGGGCTACAGCATTTAAGCCCACAGTGTTCTATTgttcactgtctgctgtcgtgaatacactagttgtgttagcgctcagaccttagtatagtgccctggtgttgatactaaggatactAAGCCTAGgaattattgtatattgatctgtattttgactctggctatccctgactactctatctctagCTGATCtcttacctttgcctatctgatccttgttgccgacctctgcctgtctaacgTTTACTCTTCTGCtttccgctcctgtactgccgccaccatctctgttgtcgaacccttgcctgtctgacctttctcccttcagtggaacgtctcccactgaagggttatctctgaggcttgcctctccgagacgcctgccccaagcagacggttACTGTCAGGGGTtgagattcctcactcagcctggttagaggatctcactcacggggttcccattcagaggtaaccacacctctgaggaattaccgtgtggtggacatttccacaccaTCTGATatatactgtctttattgtgttcttttgctggtgtccagaggttagcgatatattggattatcggtgatactgcagatcatcaataatcgggtatatatctgcattcttggtgatactgcagatcgccaataatcagattctctctgcgtgcggaCACCGATCATGACAATGACCCATTTACTTTTTCTCTAGTTTTCTTTTtactagttttctcctaggtgatattttcaaatttgtcaatAACATGcactttaaaccaccagaaagcaaaaaaaaaaaaaaaatagtcaaaaCAATTCTGATAGCACTTtctcaccttctttttggtatttttttcaattgcaaagtgctgaaaagttattttaaattgaagatgaacagttatctcctaggagaaatctcaggtaaaaaatgtaattgcatatgggcttgtgtctgtatgtgtatgtgtgtctcacagtgtttatctcatcatgtgacatgtcacttcaggtacatttTTAATAATTAACTCTCAACCTTTTAACAGCCCTGCACACATTATGTCGTGTTAGATAATGCATTCCAGAGCATCTTCTGCCGGCATATGTAGCTATGCTGCCCAAAGCAGCTATGCAGAGCGGTGTAGGGAGAGTTTTTTACAGTTACCTGTTCTGAGCAGTTGGAATGGCTTCTCCTTTTAATCCGCCCATGGCGCTGCACTCCCGGCTTCCTCTTCTGAGTTCGGATTACATGACATGGCAGGTGATCGTAATCCAGGGGATGGTGCCAGCAATGCATCGctccccggtggtggaagaggggtggtgGTAGAGACTTTTCCATAACCCCTCCTCCACCACTGGGCGGCACTTCAATGCTGACATCATCCCATGAGTTATGATTGCATGTCATATCATGATGTAATCGGAACTCAGAAGAGGAGACAAGACAAAATAAGACAAattacatttatatcgcgcttttctcctggcagactcaaagcgccagagctgcagccactagggcgcgctctataggcagtagcagtgttagggagacttgcctaaggtctcctactgaataggtgctggcttactgaacaggcagagccaagaatcgaaccctggtctcctgtgtcagaggcagagcaccatccagccacagcatTGCAGCACCGTCAGtggaggagccgcccagaaaaggTAATATAAATGCTTTCTGTGCCACTCTGCATACCTTGCAAGACTGGGAAAGGCACACCTCCCcagcaacagaaaaaaaaaatggccctgtagcacacatagggcttgatttactatgtggtgctaacctacttagcacgtctaaagtctttaggcgtgctaaccagggtgctaagtaggttagcaccagttttctcaatcagatcgggcgctaagtaccgtgcgcaaagttttgcgcgcgcaaagtcctatgcgcatgctaagtcccatagactttagtgggcacttcgtgGAGCGCCCTGCGCACTGTGCagtgcgcgtgcaaaactttgcgcgtggtgctttgcgcacgatcactacttctcacatttaaactgagtttagacgtgctaagggccagtgctaaagttagcaccgttttgtaaatcgagcccctaTAGTTTTATTATATGTAGTTGCTAAAAGGTTAAAACCAAGCCAGGAGAAATTTTGTTACAAAACAGGGACAGCTGTGCGCAATGTTATTAGACTACCTCAATGACAGTCACAGCATAAaacgtgattttttttcttttggcctCGTACATTTTACATCGGTTTCCAGATTTGCATGGAAAGGAAACTAGATGACTGGGGTTACATGAGAGATGTAAATCAGGAGCTGAGCATTCCTCCAGTATATCCTGATCATCACACATAGCCTGATGACCACTCTGCAGTCACGTCCGACACTACATCCAGCTCAGAAGGAAGAGACCATCTCACCCCATGGATTTTTTTCTGCATAAGATTTTGCCGCTTGCCCTGCTTGCTGAGTGCTTTGTGGGGGTCGCAGTGAATGTGTTTATTGCAGCTGTTCAGATCATAAAATGGAAGGCTGTGAGATCTCTGGACAGCCGTGACCAGATCCTCCTCTGTCTGGGGATCTCCAGAAGCCTTGCTCTGATGgttgtctttttgattttttttgtgctAGCATATTTTACTGAGGCATTTCAAAACTTTATATTTTCTTCAGCAGCCTGGACATTAGCATGGTTAGCACACTATACCAACTTGTGGAGCACCACCATCCTGTGTGTATTCTACTGTGTGAAGATCGCAACCTATAACAATCCCGTCTTTATCTACATGAAGACCAGGATCTCCAGACTGGTCCCTCAACTTATCCTTGCATTTTTCCTAGTTTCTATTGTCTCCAGCCTTTCCGAAATCTGCAGAaggattttatttcatcagcaaaattCAGTCACTAACTCATCTTTAAACATCACAATGGTCAATGTTGTTGTAGAACAGGTTTTCTTTGTCAACTTTACATTTTTCGTAATGGATACTTTTCTTCCATTTGTCGTATTTTGTGTTGCCATTAGCCTGTTGATTTACTCTCTTTGGCAGCATGTCAGGCAGATGAGAGGCAGCGGGACGGGCTTCCGTAATACCAGTTTACAGGCTCACCTTTCAGTTGTGAAAAACATGACTTTATTTCTGCTCCTTCAAGTCATCTATTTCGGATGCTGCCTGATTTTTATGTCAAGACTGGTGCCTCAGGCCAGCCATTGGATGGTTATATTTGAGATGATAACTTGTGGACCCTTATGCCTACACTCAGCACACTTGATCTACAGCAATGCCAAACTGAGTGAGGCATTTTCAAGGATGTGGCACGGTCTTATTAGATGTACCTAAATTCACCAAATCAGACTGTGGTTTTGGAACATATTAAGTTTATTTTAAGACTTGtgatgatgatcgtaatcagctaattacgattatgcaaaatttcacgtaaattttAGCAATTGCGATTTGTAAATACAATTGATTCCGTATaaccattcgtaattttgcataaacttttacgtaattttgtgccgaatatagcagtgaatagcaaagcccctatacatggcATTGTCACCACCAAAATGTCTACAAATGTTatcgagaatagtgggtacaaagcaaaaaaataatgtttgaaaaagaccttgtagtttaatttaaaatgcatagaaaactgtttttttttaatttagaaaaatattttttttttctttgcatatttaaaattgattttctcaaaaaacaatagtgtatttttgaaatttttttttgacttatacccactcttttccttaaagggatactgtaggggggtcgggggaaaatgagttgaacttacccgtggcttctcattgtcccccgcaggcatcctgtgcccgcacagccactcactgatgttccggccccgcctccggctcacttctggaatttccgactttaaagtcagaaaaccactgcgcctgcgttgccgtgtcctcgttcccgctgatgtcaccaggagtgtatagcacaagcccagtatggtctgcgcctgcgcagtacgctcctggtgacatcaggggaagcgaggacacggcaacgcaggcgcaggggttttctgactttaaagtcggaaattccagaagtgagccggaggtggggccggagcatcagtgagcggctgcgcgggcacaggatgtctgcgggggaccattagaagccccgggtaagttcagctcattttcccccgacccccctacagtattcctttaaactatgtagcaatgttggtggcaatagcatgtatgggacttggctattaaccgctaaagtcggcacaaaattatgcaaaaattacgctACAATTTACgtgaaattatgaatgattaccATTATAGACTtacttaattacaattttttccaGAAATGTCACATTGCGATTTAGCATCGTAagtgcgaatttcgatgcaaaattacatctatccgaaatttgtgctcatcactatttaAGACAAAACTATTTACAATATTTTATGATTTTTATCAATAATAGCAAATGTGTGTCTGTTAATACACCATGGAGGGTAAAACTGGCCATGTAGCAATAGGAAGATATTTAGGTTCTATTGATAAGtttccca
Proteins encoded in this region:
- the LOC137504652 gene encoding taste receptor type 2 member 39-like is translated as MDFFLHKILPLALLAECFVGVAVNVFIAAVQIIKWKAVRSLDSRDQILLCLGISRSLALMVVFLIFFVLAYFTEAFQNFIFSSAAWTLAWLAHYTNLWSTTILCVFYCVKIATYNNPVFIYMKTRISRLVPQLILAFFLVSIVSSLSEICRRILFHQQNSVTNSSLNITMVNVVVEQVFFVNFTFFVMDTFLPFVVFCVAISLLIYSLWQHVRQMRGSGTGFRNTSLQAHLSVVKNMTLFLLLQVIYFGCCLIFMSRLVPQASHWMVIFEMITCGPLCLHSAHLIYSNAKLSEAFSRMWHGLIRCT